The following coding sequences lie in one Lolium perenne isolate Kyuss_39 chromosome 2, Kyuss_2.0, whole genome shotgun sequence genomic window:
- the LOC127336612 gene encoding protein trichome birefringence-like 13, with the protein MPPARSPSAGLRQRKAFVPLLLLLPMILIILFLISPLRSIPAGSNAALRPQRTCDYAAGGWVPDASAGSQLRYDHTCKEIFKGWNCVANGKRNGRALLRWRWKPVGCELLPRLDPQQFLERHRNTNIGFVGDSLNRNMFASLVCMLRGVSGEVRKWRPAGADRGFTFLRYNLTLSYHRTNLLVRYGRWSASPDGGPLESLGYKQGYRVDVDIPDQTWADATSFHDVLIFNTGHWWWAPSKFDPIQSPMVFFERGMPIIPPLLPPEGLDLALKHVVTFVNKAIRPNGIKFFRTQSPRHFEGGDWNEGGSCQREQPLSSEEVKEFFSVDNNSTNTEVRLVNQHLMKALEQSTFRVLNVTHMSEFRADAHPSTTGGKKHDDCMHWCLPGPTDTWNDLLAANLAATERELA; encoded by the exons ATGCCGCCGGCGAGGAGCCCGTCCGCTGGCCTGCGGCAGCGCAAAGCCTtcgtccctctccttcttctcctccctATGATTCTTATAATCCTATTCCTGATCTCCCCACTCCGCTCCATCCCCGCGGGCAGCAACGCTGCCCTTAGGCCCCAGCGGACCTGCGACTACGCCGCCGGCGGGTGGGTGCCCGACGCCTCCGCTGGCTCCCAGCTTAGGTACGACCACACGTGCAAGGAGATCTTCAAGGGTTGGAACTGTGTTGCCAACGGTAAGCGCAACGGCCGCGCCCTCCTCCGCTGGCGATGGAAGCCCGTGGGGTGCGAGTTACTCCCCAGGCTCGACCCGCAGCAGTTCCTGGAGCGCCACAGGAACACCAACATTG GATTTGTGGGTGATTCGTTGAATAGGAACATGTTTGCCTCATTGGTCTGCATGCTTAGAGGAGTGAGCGGAGAGGTTCGCAAGTGGCGTCCAGCAGGGGCAGACCGAGGTTTCACATTCCTACGCTATAATCTCACCCTCTCATACCACAGAACTAATCTTTTGGTACGCTATGGTAG GTGGTCGGCTAGTCCAGACGGAGGTCCTCTAGAATCTCTTGGCTACAAGCAAGGCTACAGGGTTGATGTTGATATTCCCGATCAAACATGGGCAGATGCAACAAGCTTCCATGATGTTCTTATTTTCAACACAGGACATTG GTGGTGGGCCCCTTCAAAGTTTGATCCAATACAATCACCGATGGTATTCTTCGAGAGAGGGATGCCGATTATACCTCCTTTATTGCCACCTGAAGGACTGGATTTGGCTCTCAAACACGTG GTAACATTCGTGAACAAAGCAATAAGGCCCAATGGAATTAAATTCTTCCGCACTCAATCTCCTAGACATTTTGAAGGTGGTGACTGGAATGAAGGTGGATCTTGTCAGCGTGAACAACCGTTGTCCTCAGAAGAG GTCAAAGAATTTTTTTCTGTGGACAACAATAGCACAAACACGGAAGTACGCTTGGTGAACCAGCACTTGATGAAGGCTCTTGAGCAATCTACCTTTAGAGTTTTGAATGTCACTCACATGAGTGAATTCAGGGCTGATGCTCATCCATCAACAACCGGAGGAAAGAAGCATGATGATTGCATGCATTGGTGCTTGCCAGGTCCAACTGATACATGGAACGATTTGCTAGCAGCAAATCTTGCAGCAACTGAGAGAGAGCTGGCATGA